Proteins co-encoded in one Oxobacter pfennigii genomic window:
- a CDS encoding PstS family phosphate ABC transporter substrate-binding protein has translation MNKHIVILFAAVCAAILLTSCKDNVVPVEKEPPVSVTAPHEPSVPPAGLADELSGLWARIDGSTATIPLTTALHGLFSGIGSPPTHYTTANAYYNLFHGSSDLIFVTYPSEKELSEAHNLGIELDVIPIAKDALVFLANIENPVDGLSLEQLRNIYTGKITGWKALGGLDENIVPYQRTQGSGSQTLLLKLVMDGLEPMDPPSEWLAESMGALVEVVSSYDNAREAIGYSMFYYVNNMYGNSRFKLLEVDGVKPSRDTITRGEYPLEDYYYAVLRKDMPAGSPARKLIDWLLTDEGQAVAARAGYIPLRPLANIFPDESIDPVYLGDVDNSSGTGGTELKHPDAIEEVVINGVRKPLSDIFYDGFNYIRYINSEITSWMNSPKSAHFGNPPAAENAKRSFTGIPNNYPSYELVDYSENNRYLHINLPESNPFFNDRMTFSIRLTSDISPYGIGIDDFSVIYRYDRRILPNVDLFTLNAKLPQSPEVAERINSQLKAWTGGFPGDDGKAGLLDMFVRWYASGWVAEHSGYTYRLQPVYGRWGDYLSVSYPLQTYDGPSAHMPTLYTICFDINTGEAVNLAKHLPNDIPYSKAMVLDSITKFEQGSYPEQLSYENYVPAKRSVITSAWIWGNSLGLYVTEPDGRKLQVYIYDWES, from the coding sequence ATGAACAAGCATATAGTTATATTGTTTGCTGCCGTATGTGCGGCTATTCTGCTGACCTCATGCAAGGACAATGTGGTTCCTGTTGAAAAAGAACCGCCTGTGTCTGTAACAGCGCCCCATGAACCGTCTGTACCGCCTGCCGGCCTCGCGGACGAGCTGTCCGGACTGTGGGCGAGAATCGACGGCTCCACCGCCACAATACCGCTGACAACTGCGCTGCATGGTTTATTCAGCGGCATTGGAAGCCCTCCGACGCACTACACAACGGCAAATGCGTATTACAACCTGTTTCACGGTTCGTCAGATCTGATTTTTGTCACTTATCCGTCAGAAAAAGAGCTTAGCGAGGCGCATAATCTTGGCATAGAACTGGATGTCATTCCCATTGCCAAGGATGCCCTGGTTTTTCTTGCAAACATCGAAAACCCCGTTGACGGCCTTTCTCTTGAACAGCTGCGTAACATATACACCGGGAAAATCACCGGCTGGAAAGCCCTCGGCGGCCTTGATGAAAATATTGTGCCTTATCAGCGTACCCAAGGTTCCGGCAGCCAGACGCTGCTTTTAAAACTTGTGATGGATGGGCTGGAGCCTATGGACCCGCCTTCAGAATGGCTGGCCGAGTCTATGGGCGCCTTGGTCGAAGTGGTGTCAAGCTACGACAACGCCCGTGAGGCCATCGGCTACTCAATGTTCTACTACGTCAACAATATGTACGGCAACAGCCGGTTCAAGCTGTTGGAGGTGGACGGCGTAAAGCCGTCCCGGGATACCATAACCCGCGGAGAATATCCGCTTGAAGACTATTACTATGCCGTCCTGCGCAAAGACATGCCCGCCGGCAGCCCGGCACGTAAGCTGATAGACTGGCTGCTCACCGATGAAGGACAGGCCGTTGCCGCACGGGCTGGTTATATTCCGCTGCGGCCCCTTGCAAACATATTCCCCGACGAAAGTATTGACCCGGTTTATCTCGGTGACGTTGATAATTCCAGCGGCACCGGAGGTACGGAGCTTAAGCACCCGGACGCCATAGAGGAAGTTGTAATAAATGGCGTCAGAAAGCCTCTGTCGGATATATTCTACGACGGGTTCAACTACATCCGGTATATCAACAGCGAGATAACGAGCTGGATGAACTCTCCAAAGAGCGCACATTTTGGCAATCCCCCTGCGGCAGAAAATGCCAAACGCTCATTTACCGGGATACCTAATAACTACCCGAGCTATGAGCTTGTGGATTACAGTGAGAATAACAGGTATCTCCACATCAATCTTCCTGAGAGCAATCCATTCTTCAACGACCGTATGACCTTTAGTATCCGACTTACGTCTGATATAAGTCCCTATGGGATAGGGATTGACGATTTTTCGGTGATATACCGTTATGACAGGCGAATACTGCCCAACGTTGACCTATTCACATTAAACGCGAAGCTGCCCCAATCGCCCGAAGTTGCCGAACGTATCAACAGCCAGCTGAAAGCGTGGACCGGCGGATTTCCAGGCGACGATGGCAAGGCCGGATTGCTCGATATGTTTGTGAGATGGTACGCCAGTGGCTGGGTCGCCGAACATTCTGGATACACCTACCGGTTACAGCCCGTCTATGGACGCTGGGGCGACTATCTGTCTGTGAGCTACCCCCTGCAAACCTACGACGGCCCGTCGGCACACATGCCCACCCTTTATACCATATGCTTCGATATTAACACGGGCGAAGCTGTAAATCTTGCAAAGCATCTCCCGAATGACATTCCTTACTCGAAGGCTATGGTTTTAGACTCCATAACCAAGTTCGAGCAAGGGAGCTATCCTGAACAATTAAGCTATGAGAACTATGTCCCCGCTAAAAGGTCCGTCATCACATCCGCATGGATTTGGGGCAACTCACTTGGCCTGTATGTGACCGAACCGGACGGCCGGAAGCTTCAAGTCTATATCTATGATTGGGAATCTTAA